The following proteins are co-located in the Catenulispora sp. EB89 genome:
- a CDS encoding TetR/AcrR family transcriptional regulator — protein sequence MVLSQKPPTSRPLRADARRNREAIVAAADDLFRVDGMSLQMDEVAQRAGLGVGTVYRHFPTKEALTVELVQCRVESTIGRAEQTMQDCDPAGALRRFIRDMAAVMAEDIGLRESFQMQVLADNQLDECVYYRQDLHERKLAMVKRAQEAGVVRGDLALEDFDALMCGMGQAIVAGGNAELMADVLLEGMRVPREPVADGAGAADIAGIAGIADIKHGAACADGAGQ from the coding sequence ATGGTCCTGTCCCAGAAGCCGCCCACGAGCCGACCGCTGCGCGCCGACGCCCGCCGCAACCGGGAAGCGATCGTCGCCGCCGCCGACGACCTGTTCCGCGTCGACGGCATGTCGCTGCAGATGGACGAGGTGGCACAGCGCGCGGGCCTGGGGGTCGGCACCGTCTACCGGCACTTCCCGACCAAGGAGGCGCTGACCGTCGAGCTGGTCCAGTGCCGGGTGGAGAGCACGATCGGCCGCGCCGAGCAGACCATGCAGGACTGCGACCCGGCCGGCGCCCTGCGCCGCTTCATCCGGGACATGGCGGCGGTGATGGCCGAGGACATCGGGCTGCGCGAGTCGTTCCAGATGCAGGTGCTGGCCGACAACCAGCTCGACGAGTGCGTGTACTACCGGCAGGACCTGCACGAGCGGAAGCTGGCGATGGTGAAGCGGGCGCAGGAGGCCGGCGTGGTGCGCGGCGACCTGGCGCTGGAGGACTTCGACGCCCTGATGTGCGGGATGGGGCAGGCGATCGTGGCCGGCGGGAACGCCGAGCTGATGGCCGATGTGCTGCTGGAGGGGATGCGGGTGCCTCGGGAGCCGGTCGCGGACGGCGCGGGCGCTGCGGACATCGCCGGTATCGCCGGTATCGCCGATATCAAGCACGGCGCGGCCTGCGCGGACGGCGCGGGGCAGTAG